The following coding sequences are from one Sciurus carolinensis chromosome 11, mSciCar1.2, whole genome shotgun sequence window:
- the LOC124960372 gene encoding 60S ribosomal protein L21-like, whose protein sequence is MTNTKGKRRGTRYMFSRPFRKHGVVPLATYICKKGDIVDIKGMGTVQKGMLHKCYHGKTGRVYNVTQHAVGIVVNKQVKGKILAKRINVCIEHIKHSKSRDSFLKRVKENDQKKKEAKEKGTWVQLKCQPAPPREAHFVRTNGKEPELLEPIPYEFMA, encoded by the coding sequence ATGACGAacacaaagggaaagaggagaggaaccCGATATATGTTCTCTAGGCCGTTTAGAAAACATGGAGTTGTTCCTTTGGCCACATATATATGTAAGAAAGGTGATATTGTAGACATTAAGGGAATGGGTACTGTTCAAAAAGGAATGCTCCATAAATGTTATCATGGCAAAACTGGGAGAGTCTACAATGTTACCCAGCATGCTGTTGGCATTGTTGTGAATAAGCAAGTTAAGGGCAAGATTCTTGCCAAGAGGATTAATGTGTGTATTGAGCATATTAAGCACTCTAAGAGCCGAGACAGCTTCCTGAAACGTGTGaaggaaaatgatcagaaaaagaaggaagccaaagagaaaggTACCTGGGTTCAGCTGAAATGCCAGCCTGCTCCACCCAGAGAAGCGCATTTTGtgagaacaaatggaaaggagCCTGAGCTGCTGGAACCTATTCCCTATGAATTCATggcataa